One Streptomyces sp. SAI-135 DNA segment encodes these proteins:
- a CDS encoding DUF418 domain-containing protein, with product MLSTPGGSDTQQSWTPLLMYVLGAIVFAAIWSRFFRRGPLEYLLHTATKPAKYVR from the coding sequence GTGCTGTCCACGCCCGGCGGGTCCGACACCCAGCAGTCCTGGACGCCGCTGCTCATGTACGTCCTCGGCGCGATCGTGTTCGCCGCGATCTGGTCCCGGTTCTTCCGCCGAGGCCCCCTCGAGTACCTTCTCCACACCGCCACCAAGCCGGCGAAGTACGTCCGCTGA
- a CDS encoding pentapeptide repeat-containing protein has product MGMGEPDRRRRAWHDGQVRRRAAAALLAGTGLFVLGTVFVVLPGIVVDHDLAGARVAAQDRLKAVNDVRTTLFQVVGGLVLLFGAYATWRQLRVSQEGLRATQEGYVTDRFSRAVDQLGSDKLDVRIGGLHALWRIAEQSTRDREAIISIQAAYLRTHLPWPPAGPESPAADVSINDIAPLETRAADAQVALTALGVLCRQREQSWVNLSGTDLRRADCDGLWFPEVNLDRACMEAAGLYHANLTQASLASVNLRHADLTTAILRRTRCVLADVRAAKLVETDLRDADFTSTDLREANLRKAVAHGAVFHRADLRMADLRGTDLSTADLVEARLTGALVSEHTRWPAGFDHAAAGVVITEDPGPEPSPLLQPPGMTWQAPPLRSTP; this is encoded by the coding sequence ATGGGGATGGGGGAGCCGGACCGCAGACGGCGGGCGTGGCACGACGGGCAGGTCAGGCGTCGTGCAGCCGCAGCGCTGCTGGCCGGGACAGGGCTGTTCGTTCTGGGCACAGTGTTCGTCGTGCTGCCGGGGATAGTGGTCGACCACGATCTCGCCGGGGCGCGCGTGGCCGCGCAGGATCGGCTGAAGGCGGTCAACGATGTCCGTACGACGCTGTTTCAGGTGGTCGGCGGCCTGGTCCTGCTGTTCGGCGCCTACGCCACATGGCGGCAACTGCGGGTCAGTCAGGAAGGATTGCGCGCCACCCAAGAGGGCTACGTCACCGATCGGTTCAGCCGGGCCGTCGACCAACTCGGCAGCGACAAGCTGGATGTGCGCATCGGCGGTTTGCACGCGCTGTGGCGGATCGCGGAGCAGTCCACCCGCGACCGGGAGGCCATCATCTCCATCCAGGCCGCGTATCTGCGGACACACCTCCCGTGGCCGCCGGCCGGTCCGGAATCACCGGCGGCAGACGTGTCCATCAACGACATCGCACCCCTGGAGACCCGCGCCGCCGACGCTCAGGTGGCGCTGACCGCGCTCGGCGTGCTGTGCCGGCAGCGGGAGCAGTCCTGGGTCAACCTCAGCGGCACCGACTTGCGCCGGGCCGACTGCGACGGGCTGTGGTTCCCCGAGGTCAACCTCGACCGTGCCTGCATGGAGGCGGCCGGCCTGTATCACGCCAACCTGACCCAGGCGTCCCTGGCCTCGGTCAACCTGCGGCACGCCGACCTCACGACGGCGATTCTCCGCCGGACGCGCTGCGTCCTGGCCGATGTGCGGGCCGCGAAGCTGGTCGAGACCGACCTGCGTGACGCCGACTTCACCAGCACCGATCTCCGCGAGGCGAACCTGCGCAAGGCCGTGGCCCACGGTGCCGTCTTCCACCGCGCCGACCTCCGCATGGCCGACTTGCGCGGCACCGACCTGAGCACCGCCGACCTTGTCGAAGCGCGCCTGACCGGTGCCCTCGTCAGTGAGCACACCCGTTGGCCCGCCGGTTTCGACCACGCGGCCGCGGGGGTCGTCATCACCGAGGACCCCGGACCCGAGCCGTCGCCCCTGCTCCAGCCGCCCGGCATGACGTGGCAGGCGCCGCCACTGCGGTCCACTCCCTGA
- a CDS encoding WhiB family transcriptional regulator, which yields MADTDWSEQGLCRTADPDDLFVEGAAQNRAKALCSGCTVRTECLAYALDQRIEFGIWGGMTERERRALLRRRPTVTSWRSLLATARAAHERTTIATTGRPSHLAG from the coding sequence ATGGCGGACACCGACTGGAGTGAACAGGGGCTGTGCCGGACTGCGGACCCCGACGATCTGTTCGTCGAGGGCGCTGCGCAGAACCGTGCCAAAGCACTGTGCAGCGGCTGCACCGTACGGACCGAGTGTCTCGCTTACGCCCTGGACCAGCGCATTGAGTTCGGCATATGGGGAGGAATGACCGAACGCGAACGCCGGGCCCTGCTGAGGCGTCGCCCAACGGTCACTTCCTGGCGCAGCCTGCTTGCGACGGCTCGTGCGGCCCACGAGCGCACTACGATCGCGACCACCGGGAGACCGTCTCATCTGGCAGGTTGA
- a CDS encoding SDR family NAD(P)-dependent oxidoreductase, giving the protein MTTSRIALVTGANQGLGRALVEGLAARMHPADLVLLTDRDQRRVTDAASEAGRLPGTRARVEGRVLDVTDTDAIASLAEDLRARYGGVDVVISNAVARVLPDESQAERADEFIDVSNTATHAVLRDFGPLLRPGGRLLVVASSLGTLGHLDPRLRHLFDGASLEQVEYAVESWRSAIHNRTAQEGGWPVWLNVPSKVAQVAAVRALAAERRAHDLATGTLIASVCPGMIDTATSRPWFSDYSQAQSPAQAASAVLDLVFAEGADPALYGELIRFGKALDWHDGTPPVEQDRILTP; this is encoded by the coding sequence ATGACCACTTCACGCATCGCCCTCGTCACGGGCGCCAACCAAGGACTCGGCCGCGCCCTCGTCGAAGGGCTGGCGGCCCGTATGCACCCGGCGGACCTGGTCCTGCTCACCGACCGCGACCAGCGACGTGTGACCGACGCGGCGTCCGAGGCGGGCCGGCTGCCCGGCACGCGCGCCCGCGTCGAGGGCCGGGTCCTGGACGTCACGGACACGGACGCGATCGCCTCCCTCGCCGAGGACCTCCGGGCCCGGTACGGAGGGGTCGACGTCGTCATCTCCAACGCCGTCGCCCGCGTCCTGCCCGACGAATCGCAGGCCGAGCGGGCGGACGAGTTCATCGACGTCTCCAACACCGCCACCCACGCCGTCCTGCGCGACTTCGGCCCCCTCCTTCGTCCGGGCGGCAGGTTGCTCGTGGTGGCCAGCAGTCTGGGCACCCTCGGCCATCTCGACCCGCGGCTGCGCCACCTGTTCGACGGGGCGAGCCTCGAGCAGGTCGAGTACGCCGTCGAGTCCTGGCGCAGCGCCATCCACAACAGGACGGCGCAGGAGGGGGGTTGGCCGGTCTGGCTGAACGTGCCGTCGAAGGTCGCCCAGGTCGCCGCCGTCCGCGCCCTCGCCGCCGAGCGCCGCGCACACGACCTGGCCACCGGCACGCTGATCGCGTCCGTGTGCCCCGGCATGATCGACACCGCCACCTCGCGCCCCTGGTTCAGCGACTACAGCCAGGCGCAGTCACCCGCCCAGGCGGCCTCCGCCGTGCTCGACCTGGTCTTCGCCGAAGGTGCCGATCCCGCCCTGTACGGCGAGTTGATCCGCTTCGGCAAGGCCCTGGACTGGCACGACGGCACCCCTCCGGTGGAGCAGGACCGCATCCTCACGCCCTGA
- a CDS encoding nucleotide pyrophosphatase/phosphodiesterase family protein — translation MSTRPTPLLVLDVVGLTPRLLEHMPRLKALAASGSQAPLSTVLPAVTCSAQSTFLTGELPAEHGIVGNGWYFRELGDVLLWRQHNGLVAGDKLWDAARRAHPGYTVANICWWYAMGADTDFTVTPRPVYYADGRKEPDCYTRPPALHDELTEKLGTFPLFHFWGPGADLVSSQWIIDATRHIMATRHPDLTLCYLPHLDYDLQRFGPDDPRSLQAAAELDRALAPLLDDARAEGRTVVALSEYGITRVSRPVDINRALRRAGLLEVHTQDGMEYLDPMASRAFAVADHQIAHVYVRRPEDLDATRAALDGLPGIDEILDDEGKKAGGLDHPRSGELVAIAAPDAWFTYYYWLDDDRAPDFAQLVEIHRKPGYDPVELFMDPEDPYVRLKAAKALARKKLGLRYRMAVVPLDPSPIRGSHGRRPPSDDEGPLVLVSTPRAVSGRVAATEVKSLLLRLAGLS, via the coding sequence ATGAGCACCCGCCCGACTCCGCTCCTGGTCCTCGACGTGGTCGGTCTCACCCCCCGTCTGCTGGAGCACATGCCCCGGCTCAAGGCGCTGGCGGCGTCCGGTTCGCAGGCACCCCTGTCGACCGTGCTCCCGGCCGTGACGTGCAGCGCCCAGTCCACCTTCCTCACCGGTGAACTCCCCGCCGAGCACGGCATCGTCGGCAACGGCTGGTACTTCCGCGAGCTGGGCGACGTCCTGCTGTGGCGTCAGCACAACGGCCTGGTCGCCGGCGACAAGCTGTGGGACGCCGCCCGCCGCGCCCACCCCGGCTACACCGTGGCCAACATCTGCTGGTGGTACGCCATGGGCGCCGACACCGACTTCACCGTCACCCCCCGTCCCGTCTACTACGCCGACGGCCGCAAGGAACCCGACTGCTACACCCGGCCCCCGGCCCTGCACGACGAACTCACCGAGAAACTCGGCACCTTCCCCCTCTTCCACTTCTGGGGACCCGGCGCCGACCTCGTCTCCAGCCAGTGGATCATCGACGCCACCCGCCACATCATGGCCACCCGCCACCCCGACCTGACGCTCTGCTACCTCCCCCACCTCGACTACGACCTGCAACGCTTCGGGCCCGACGACCCACGCTCCCTCCAAGCAGCAGCCGAACTCGACCGGGCACTGGCCCCGCTCCTGGACGACGCCCGCGCGGAGGGGCGTACCGTCGTCGCCCTGTCCGAGTACGGCATCACCCGCGTCAGCCGACCGGTCGACATCAACCGCGCCCTGCGCCGCGCCGGTCTCCTCGAGGTGCACACCCAGGACGGCATGGAGTACCTCGACCCGATGGCCTCCCGCGCCTTCGCGGTCGCCGACCACCAGATCGCCCACGTCTACGTCCGCCGCCCCGAGGACCTGGACGCCACCCGCGCCGCCCTCGACGGCCTGCCCGGCATCGACGAGATCCTCGACGACGAGGGCAAGAAGGCGGGCGGACTGGATCACCCGCGCTCCGGGGAACTGGTCGCGATCGCCGCGCCGGACGCCTGGTTCACGTACTACTACTGGCTCGACGACGACCGCGCGCCCGACTTCGCGCAGCTCGTCGAGATCCACCGCAAACCCGGCTACGACCCCGTCGAGCTGTTCATGGACCCCGAAGATCCTTACGTGCGGCTCAAGGCGGCGAAGGCGCTGGCCCGCAAGAAGCTCGGCCTGCGCTACCGCATGGCGGTCGTGCCCCTCGATCCCTCACCCATTCGCGGCAGCCACGGCCGCCGCCCCCCGAGCGACGACGAAGGTCCGCTCGTCCTGGTCTCCACCCCCCGCGCAGTGTCCGGCCGCGTCGCGGCCACCGAAGTGAAGTCCCTTCTCCTGCGGCTCGCCGGCCTCTCCTGA
- a CDS encoding PQQ-dependent sugar dehydrogenase, producing the protein MRNRRIVTLVGAAAMAGAVGLLPLTPAQAAKSDPAPPASSDFQKVTLNDRPGEPMALAVLPDRRVLHTARTGEVRIHDPKSGVNFLAADMKKSPAGLYQHDEEGVQGIAVDPGFAKNHWVYLYYSPRLDTPMDDPATPGVNEGDAPQFGTDADFAKYKGYTRLSRFKLVGNKLDFATEQKVIDVPADRGICCHVGGKIDFDHKGNLFLSTGDDSNPFSSDGYAPLDDRADRNPAYDARRTAGNTNDLRGKVLRIKVKHNGGYAIPDGNLFAPGTAKTRPEIYAMGLRNPFRFGVDERTGELYVGDYSPDANTANPGRGPAGHGRWMVIDRPANYGWPFCVTQDMPYQDYDFATQTSSGAFDCAKPVNDSRHNTGRTELPPVEDAEIVYGYGASAEFPELGTGGIGPMGGPAYRYDKHNKAANRWPQYFDGKPLFYEWTRDQMKAITLGRNNEVRKIEDAIPSIKTDGPIDAEFGPDGALYVLEYGTGYFAELPEAQLSRIDFTRGSRTPEPKVAADVVNGTSPLTVQFSSAGTKDADGDALRYAWDFDADGTVDSREANPKHTFDKNGVYDATLKVTDSTGRSASASVPVVVGNKAPVVSLTTDPAPHGGTAFHWGDTVTWQVTVTDDQPVDCSKVTVSFILGHDSHGHPLSSSNGCSGSFKTFVDGGHSGSDNLKAVFNATYTDTPPAGLPSLSGSAEVALTPAD; encoded by the coding sequence GTGCGCAACAGACGGATCGTCACCCTCGTGGGGGCGGCTGCGATGGCCGGAGCCGTCGGGCTCCTGCCGCTCACCCCGGCCCAGGCCGCCAAATCGGACCCCGCACCGCCGGCTTCGTCGGACTTCCAGAAGGTCACCCTCAACGACCGCCCGGGCGAGCCCATGGCCCTGGCGGTCCTGCCCGACCGTCGCGTGCTGCACACCGCGCGCACCGGAGAGGTGCGCATCCACGACCCCAAGAGCGGCGTGAACTTCCTCGCCGCCGACATGAAGAAGAGCCCCGCCGGGCTGTACCAGCACGACGAGGAGGGCGTGCAGGGCATCGCCGTCGACCCCGGGTTCGCGAAGAACCACTGGGTCTACCTCTACTACTCGCCCCGTCTCGACACCCCCATGGACGACCCGGCCACCCCGGGCGTCAACGAGGGGGACGCACCGCAGTTCGGCACGGACGCGGACTTCGCCAAGTACAAGGGATACACACGGCTTTCCCGGTTCAAGCTCGTGGGCAACAAGCTCGACTTCGCCACCGAGCAGAAGGTCATCGACGTGCCCGCCGACCGCGGCATCTGCTGCCACGTCGGCGGCAAGATCGACTTCGACCACAAGGGCAACCTGTTCCTGTCGACCGGCGACGACTCCAACCCGTTCTCCTCGGACGGCTACGCACCGCTCGACGACCGCGCCGACCGCAACCCGGCCTACGACGCGCGGCGCACCGCGGGCAACACCAACGACCTGCGCGGCAAGGTCCTGCGCATCAAGGTCAAGCACAACGGCGGCTACGCGATACCCGACGGCAACCTGTTCGCGCCGGGCACCGCGAAGACCCGCCCCGAGATCTACGCCATGGGTCTGCGCAACCCGTTCCGCTTCGGCGTGGACGAGCGGACCGGCGAGCTCTACGTCGGCGACTACTCGCCCGACGCCAACACCGCCAACCCGGGCCGCGGCCCCGCCGGCCACGGACGCTGGATGGTCATCGACCGCCCTGCCAACTACGGCTGGCCGTTCTGCGTGACCCAGGACATGCCCTACCAGGACTACGACTTCGCCACCCAGACCTCCAGCGGCGCCTTCGACTGCGCCAAGCCGGTCAACGACTCCCGCCACAACACCGGCCGCACCGAGCTGCCCCCGGTCGAGGACGCGGAGATCGTCTACGGCTACGGCGCCTCCGCGGAGTTCCCCGAACTCGGCACCGGTGGCATCGGCCCGATGGGCGGCCCGGCGTACCGCTACGACAAGCACAACAAGGCCGCCAACCGCTGGCCCCAGTACTTCGACGGCAAGCCGCTCTTCTACGAGTGGACCCGTGACCAGATGAAGGCCATCACCCTCGGCAGGAACAACGAGGTGCGCAAGATCGAGGACGCCATCCCCTCGATCAAGACGGACGGCCCGATCGACGCCGAGTTCGGCCCGGACGGCGCGCTCTACGTCCTCGAGTACGGCACCGGGTACTTCGCCGAGCTGCCCGAGGCCCAGCTCTCCCGCATCGACTTCACCCGCGGCAGCCGCACCCCGGAGCCCAAGGTCGCCGCGGACGTGGTCAACGGCACCAGCCCGCTGACGGTGCAGTTCTCCAGCGCCGGCACGAAGGACGCCGACGGCGACGCCCTGCGCTACGCCTGGGACTTCGACGCCGACGGCACCGTGGACTCCAGGGAGGCCAACCCGAAGCACACCTTCGACAAGAACGGTGTCTACGACGCCACGCTGAAGGTCACCGACAGCACCGGGCGCTCGGCCTCCGCGTCCGTGCCCGTCGTGGTCGGCAACAAGGCGCCGGTCGTCTCCCTCACCACCGACCCGGCCCCGCACGGCGGCACCGCGTTCCACTGGGGCGACACGGTCACCTGGCAGGTCACCGTCACCGACGACCAGCCGGTGGACTGCTCGAAGGTCACCGTCTCGTTCATCCTCGGCCACGACTCGCACGGCCACCCGCTGTCGTCGAGCAACGGCTGCTCCGGATCGTTCAAGACCTTCGTGGACGGCGGTCACAGCGGTTCGGACAACCTGAAGGCGGTCTTCAACGCCACCTACACCGACACGCCTCCGGCGGGACTGCCGTCCCTCTCGGGCAGTGCCGAGGTCGCGCTGACGCCGGCTGACTGA
- a CDS encoding WHG domain-containing protein: protein MEQLAAFASAYVRFAAKKPALFDITFNAGLDKSRFPDLAAAGDQVARLLLPVSGRPAG from the coding sequence GTGGAGCAACTGGCGGCCTTCGCCTCCGCCTACGTCCGTTTCGCCGCCAAGAAGCCCGCCCTGTTCGACATCACCTTCAACGCCGGCCTCGACAAGTCCCGCTTCCCCGATCTGGCCGCCGCCGGCGACCAGGTGGCCCGCCTTCTGCTGCCGGTGTCCGGCCGGCCGGCTGGCTGA
- a CDS encoding sugar phosphate isomerase/epimerase family protein yields the protein MTAFNDEAVTGDALRRTLGVNRRRFLSTCTAVTAAAIAAPVFGATPALAQDRSQAAGHDRGRSALVPPHKRGIILYTVRDAIGRDPLASDLPSGFREVFRQLSRFGYRQVEFAGYGQHANAPGGADLGTVAGAKQLRSWLDEYGLRAQGSHGYIPPSWPLTPSDLDTFKRFLEIANILGMEHMGTGADPTNTAYRADWDVAAEKWNTLGAIARGEGIKLYTHNHDAAYDFLLDGGPLDAQGRPTRSSGIRKLEYFLKVTDRKNVYLELDVFWAHVAQYKFHTYTAHDGSQRKDVFDPAALVVRNTNRFPLFHAKDGVVNLQSGMGYDMVPFGTGDIDYRRFFTRVGAKNYHNPMVEQDNAPSTTLPGQSLEFAKVGYDNLAALRACN from the coding sequence GTGACCGCGTTCAACGACGAAGCCGTCACCGGCGACGCCCTGCGCCGCACGCTCGGCGTCAACCGCCGCCGTTTCCTCAGCACCTGCACGGCCGTCACCGCCGCGGCGATCGCCGCCCCGGTCTTCGGCGCCACACCCGCCCTGGCGCAGGACAGATCACAGGCCGCCGGCCACGACCGGGGCCGTTCCGCCCTGGTCCCGCCGCACAAGCGCGGCATCATCCTCTACACCGTCCGTGACGCGATCGGCCGCGACCCGCTGGCCTCCGACCTGCCCTCCGGTTTCCGCGAGGTGTTCCGGCAGCTGTCGCGCTTCGGCTACCGGCAGGTGGAGTTCGCCGGCTACGGCCAGCACGCCAACGCCCCCGGCGGCGCCGACCTGGGCACCGTCGCGGGGGCCAAGCAACTGCGCTCCTGGCTCGACGAGTACGGCCTGCGGGCGCAGGGCAGCCACGGCTACATCCCGCCGTCGTGGCCGCTGACCCCGTCCGACCTGGACACCTTCAAGCGTTTCCTGGAGATCGCCAACATCCTCGGCATGGAGCACATGGGTACCGGCGCCGACCCCACCAACACCGCTTACCGGGCCGACTGGGACGTGGCCGCGGAGAAGTGGAACACCCTGGGAGCCATAGCCCGCGGCGAGGGCATCAAGCTCTACACCCACAACCACGACGCGGCCTACGACTTCCTCCTCGACGGCGGCCCGCTCGACGCCCAGGGCCGGCCGACCCGCAGCTCCGGCATCCGCAAGCTGGAGTACTTCTTGAAGGTGACGGACCGCAAGAACGTCTATCTGGAGCTGGACGTCTTCTGGGCGCACGTGGCCCAGTACAAGTTCCACACCTACACCGCCCACGACGGCTCGCAGCGCAAGGACGTCTTCGACCCGGCGGCGCTCGTGGTCCGCAACACCAACCGCTTCCCGCTCTTCCACGCCAAGGACGGTGTGGTCAACCTGCAGAGCGGTATGGGCTACGACATGGTGCCGTTCGGCACCGGCGACATCGACTACCGGAGGTTCTTCACCCGGGTGGGCGCGAAGAACTACCACAACCCGATGGTCGAGCAGGACAACGCACCCAGCACGACCCTCCCCGGCCAGTCCCTGGAGTTCGCCAAGGTCGGCTACGACAACCTCGCGGCGCTGCGCGCCTGCAACTGA
- a CDS encoding LysR family transcriptional regulator produces MDFTDVSLTALRVFRAVAEQGTFTAAAASLGYTQSAVSRQIASIERAAGAELLERRREGVRLTAAGRVVMRRAATVLDEIDATARELSGLPGQAGTVRLGWFPSAGAVLVPRALAALRRTDPDLQVVGREGSTPALVRALRAGSLDLALLASAPPFRPPDSESPPLALQTLTERALCLAVPATHALARGDYVDVSDLRGQRWIAGSSSGEDKLMGVWPGLDERPEIAHTARDWLAKLHLVAAGCGLTTVPAVLASVAPPGVRVLPVRGGPQEQRRLLLAHLPHPLAAASVRVAAALRATALDADTPVFASPSS; encoded by the coding sequence ATGGACTTCACGGATGTGTCGCTCACCGCGCTACGCGTCTTCCGCGCCGTCGCCGAGCAGGGAACCTTCACCGCGGCCGCCGCGTCGCTGGGTTACACCCAGTCGGCGGTCTCCCGGCAGATCGCCTCGATCGAACGGGCCGCGGGCGCCGAACTGCTGGAGCGGCGGCGCGAGGGTGTACGGCTCACCGCGGCCGGCCGGGTTGTCATGCGCCGTGCGGCGACCGTCCTCGACGAGATCGACGCGACCGCGCGCGAACTGTCGGGCCTGCCCGGGCAGGCGGGCACGGTCAGGCTCGGCTGGTTCCCCAGCGCCGGGGCCGTTCTGGTGCCCCGCGCCTTGGCGGCACTGCGCCGCACGGATCCGGATCTCCAGGTCGTCGGCCGCGAGGGCAGCACCCCGGCGCTGGTGCGCGCCCTGCGGGCCGGCAGTCTCGACCTGGCGCTGCTCGCCTCGGCACCGCCGTTCCGGCCGCCGGACTCCGAGTCGCCCCCGCTGGCGCTCCAGACCCTCACCGAACGCGCCCTCTGCCTGGCGGTCCCCGCGACCCACGCCCTGGCCCGCGGCGACTACGTCGATGTGTCCGACCTGCGCGGGCAGCGATGGATCGCCGGCTCCTCCTCGGGTGAGGACAAGCTGATGGGCGTGTGGCCGGGTCTGGACGAGCGGCCGGAGATCGCCCACACCGCCCGGGACTGGCTCGCCAAGCTGCACCTGGTCGCCGCGGGGTGCGGACTGACGACCGTGCCCGCCGTGCTCGCCTCCGTCGCGCCTCCGGGCGTCCGTGTCCTTCCGGTCCGCGGTGGCCCACAGGAACAGCGGCGGCTGCTCCTGGCCCATCTCCCCCACCCGCTGGCCGCCGCGAGCGTCCGCGTGGCAGCGGCCCTCCGCGCGACGGCCCTCGACGCCGACACCCCCGTCTTCGCCTCACCTTCCTCGTGA
- a CDS encoding SDR family NAD(P)-dependent oxidoreductase produces MSAITTPFGFSSTADDVVSGIDLTGRRAVVTGASSGIGAETARALAATGAAVTLAVRDVAAGERVAKDITVSTGNQDVRAVHLDLTDPTSVTAFTAAWQGPLHVLVHNAGVMACPEQYTEQGWEWQFATNHLGHFALATGLHGALAADGNARVVVVSSTGHQRSPVVWDDVNFGFRPYDPWLAYGQSKTANVLFAVEATRRWADDNITANALMPGAIHTNLQRHTGGRGSGRVPAELIKTVGQGAATSALLATSPLLEGVGGRYFVDCNETGIVDRRSGTLHGVARYAVDPDNARRLWALSEELLDQAA; encoded by the coding sequence ATGAGTGCCATCACCACCCCGTTCGGTTTCTCCAGCACCGCCGACGACGTCGTGTCGGGGATCGATCTCACCGGCCGACGCGCGGTGGTCACCGGTGCCTCCTCCGGAATCGGGGCGGAGACGGCCCGCGCCCTGGCGGCCACGGGTGCTGCCGTCACGCTCGCCGTCCGGGACGTGGCGGCGGGCGAACGCGTCGCCAAGGACATCACCGTCTCCACCGGAAACCAGGACGTCCGGGCCGTGCACCTCGACCTGACCGATCCCACGTCCGTCACCGCCTTCACCGCCGCCTGGCAGGGCCCGCTGCACGTCCTGGTGCACAACGCGGGCGTCATGGCCTGCCCCGAGCAGTACACGGAACAGGGCTGGGAGTGGCAGTTCGCCACCAACCACCTGGGCCATTTCGCGCTCGCCACCGGCCTGCACGGCGCGCTGGCCGCCGACGGCAACGCCCGTGTCGTCGTGGTGAGTTCCACCGGCCACCAGCGGTCACCCGTCGTGTGGGACGACGTCAACTTCGGCTTCCGCCCCTATGACCCGTGGCTGGCCTACGGCCAGTCCAAGACCGCCAATGTCCTGTTCGCGGTGGAGGCGACCCGCCGCTGGGCCGACGACAACATCACCGCCAACGCCCTGATGCCGGGCGCCATCCACACCAACCTGCAACGGCACACCGGCGGCCGGGGCAGCGGCCGCGTCCCCGCCGAGCTGATCAAGACCGTCGGACAGGGGGCCGCCACATCAGCTCTCCTGGCCACATCGCCGCTGCTCGAAGGCGTCGGCGGCCGCTACTTCGTCGACTGCAACGAGACCGGGATCGTCGACCGCCGCTCCGGCACCCTGCACGGCGTCGCCCGCTACGCCGTCGACCCGGACAACGCCCGACGCCTGTGGGCCTTGTCGGAGGAACTCCTCGACCAGGCCGCGTAA
- a CDS encoding MerR family transcriptional regulator gives MGRVAELADVSVRTLHHYDEIGLVRPSARTMAGYRVYSAGDVERLREVLAYRRLGFSLREVAELVDAPSPDAVAHLRRLRGLLLERRDRVDAMVAAVDRELEARARGSEVTPDQPLETLGARLYDAIGGAYPATRRTDPRIAAQIWEALGDARTVLNVGAGTGSYEPADRDVTAVEPSAVMRGQRPADSAPCVAAAAESLPFEDHSFDVAMAVSTVHHWGDPIAGLREMRRVARRVVVLTFDTDEPAWQDRFWLTRDYLPEFPAVLSGFPSLAGMADAIGARAEPVPVPWDCADGLFEAYWRRPGAYLEEYVRRAMSVWTRVGPEAEQRAVRRLGDDLASGRWADRNSDLADLDAADLGLRLLMA, from the coding sequence GTGGGACGCGTGGCCGAGCTCGCCGACGTGAGCGTCCGCACGCTGCACCACTACGACGAGATCGGGCTCGTCCGGCCGTCGGCTCGGACCATGGCCGGCTACCGGGTCTACTCGGCGGGTGACGTCGAGCGGCTGCGCGAGGTGCTGGCCTATCGGCGGTTGGGTTTTTCGCTGCGGGAGGTCGCGGAACTGGTCGACGCCCCGTCCCCCGACGCAGTCGCGCACCTGCGCCGGCTGCGCGGACTGCTGCTGGAGCGGCGTGATCGCGTCGATGCCATGGTGGCGGCCGTCGACAGGGAACTAGAGGCACGGGCGAGGGGGTCGGAGGTGACACCGGATCAGCCGCTGGAGACGCTCGGCGCACGCCTGTACGACGCGATCGGCGGCGCCTACCCCGCTACCCGTCGTACCGATCCGCGGATCGCCGCGCAGATCTGGGAAGCGCTCGGGGACGCGCGGACGGTACTGAACGTCGGGGCCGGCACCGGCTCCTACGAGCCCGCTGATCGCGATGTGACCGCGGTGGAGCCCTCGGCGGTCATGCGGGGGCAGCGGCCTGCCGACTCGGCACCCTGCGTGGCCGCCGCCGCGGAGAGCCTGCCCTTCGAGGACCACTCCTTCGACGTTGCGATGGCCGTCTCCACCGTCCACCACTGGGGGGACCCGATAGCGGGGTTGCGTGAGATGCGGCGCGTGGCCCGCCGGGTCGTGGTGCTCACCTTCGACACCGACGAGCCTGCGTGGCAGGACCGGTTCTGGCTCACCCGCGACTACCTGCCCGAGTTCCCCGCCGTCCTGTCGGGGTTTCCCTCGCTCGCGGGGATGGCCGACGCGATCGGCGCCCGCGCTGAACCGGTTCCCGTTCCGTGGGACTGCGCCGACGGCCTGTTCGAGGCCTACTGGCGTCGGCCGGGGGCGTATCTGGAGGAGTACGTGCGCCGGGCGATGTCGGTGTGGACGAGGGTCGGGCCGGAGGCCGAGCAGCGCGCGGTACGACGCCTCGGCGACGACCTCGCGTCCGGCCGGTGGGCCGACCGCAACAGCGACCTCGCCGACCTCGACGCGGCAGATCTCGGCCTCCGCCTGCTCATGGCCTGA